The following coding sequences lie in one Treponema sp. OMZ 790 genomic window:
- the nusB gene encoding transcription antitermination factor NusB: MSIGRRRGRILAFQALAAWDMGGAVLDDLLTFSWQKEQSESEESSDKYIFPKMMLLGTIENITEIDKAIQENLDNWVIERLNSVDKAILRLSVYSLLYQKDTPAPIVIDEAINLAKDFGTDDSYKFVNAVLDSIKNKS, translated from the coding sequence ATGAGTATAGGCAGACGAAGAGGACGGATTCTCGCTTTTCAAGCTCTTGCAGCTTGGGATATGGGAGGAGCCGTCCTCGATGATTTATTGACATTCTCGTGGCAAAAAGAACAATCCGAATCTGAAGAAAGTTCCGATAAATATATTTTTCCCAAAATGATGCTTTTAGGTACTATCGAAAATATTACCGAAATAGATAAAGCAATTCAGGAAAATCTAGACAACTGGGTTATTGAAAGACTTAACTCCGTTGATAAAGCTATATTGAGATTGAGTGTTTATTCTCTTTTATACCAAAAAGATACTCCTGCTCCCATTGTCATAGATGAAGCCATAAATTTGGCAAAAGATTTCGGTACGGATGATTCTTATAAATTTGTGAATGCGGTACTTGACAGTATTAAAAATAAATCTTAA
- a CDS encoding lipopolysaccharide assembly protein LapB, producing MKRQIIFVNLVLLLFLIFSCSQKMDEQAFSQALSKIDTQISEGRLPKALKGLKRLSKKASTSTNYVSIVKRQLKLNAVPDALISLQAGIKSFPESVELPALLTYVLTDTGKAAEALPYCDRLKNSSYASLGAEASILADVYFNSFNSDSGLLKAAYDKTKNQVFLKNAAVSLASKGRLREASNLRYAIPQDTAPEHPFFWSCIVYDLGVFDPIFGDLYFSLVYADKEGGSGKLAEKARLHLMLAADAAFGQGDTERARAFWQAAVDRSPEMSPITFYDLALTAPDEKERVDLLIECIDLYPDFYPVIARYIREALALRELNDPDSLTSYLESKGFYSLKMEETYFTSPKMTYLPEELLTRAMNRPEFDPRFILEEFRYKQIKDKTYASKARGKADMWKILEKYGKESTIREYAKWYFAKSGDFNACFSVGDIGKRYEDSFYLGIASAAGGDFESAISEFATSAQIPAYAYASTVNSAYMYYMLGKTEEAVNAYSLASSMTKDKMEQSLLHYEIALIFYEKKAFDRAISVLGYALELNPKNYQAASLIKRLKALN from the coding sequence ATGAAACGGCAAATAATTTTTGTAAACCTTGTCCTTTTATTGTTTTTGATTTTTTCCTGTTCGCAAAAAATGGATGAACAGGCTTTTTCGCAAGCCCTTTCAAAGATTGATACTCAAATCTCTGAGGGCCGTTTACCGAAGGCTTTAAAAGGATTAAAGCGCCTTTCAAAAAAAGCTTCAACTTCTACAAATTACGTTAGTATTGTAAAAAGACAGTTAAAACTAAATGCCGTTCCTGATGCCTTAATTTCGCTTCAGGCAGGTATAAAGAGTTTTCCCGAGTCGGTTGAACTTCCTGCTTTATTGACCTATGTACTTACCGATACAGGGAAGGCGGCTGAAGCTTTACCGTATTGTGACAGGTTGAAAAATTCTTCTTATGCATCTTTAGGTGCTGAAGCTTCGATTTTGGCTGATGTTTATTTTAACTCGTTTAACTCCGATTCCGGTCTTTTAAAAGCCGCTTATGATAAAACAAAAAATCAAGTTTTTTTAAAAAATGCGGCTGTTTCTTTGGCATCCAAGGGGCGGTTAAGAGAGGCTTCAAATTTGCGTTATGCAATTCCTCAGGATACGGCTCCTGAGCATCCTTTTTTTTGGAGCTGTATTGTTTATGACTTGGGTGTCTTTGATCCTATTTTTGGGGATTTATATTTTTCTCTTGTATATGCGGATAAAGAGGGCGGTTCAGGAAAATTGGCGGAAAAAGCCCGTCTTCATTTGATGCTGGCTGCAGATGCCGCCTTTGGGCAGGGTGATACTGAAAGAGCCAGAGCTTTTTGGCAGGCTGCCGTGGACAGGAGTCCCGAGATGTCTCCGATAACGTTTTATGATTTGGCTTTGACTGCTCCCGATGAAAAAGAAAGGGTAGATCTTTTAATCGAGTGTATCGATTTGTATCCCGATTTTTATCCTGTCATAGCCCGCTATATTCGTGAAGCTCTTGCTTTAAGGGAATTAAATGATCCGGATAGTCTTACTTCCTATCTTGAGTCTAAAGGTTTTTATTCTCTTAAAATGGAAGAGACATATTTTACCTCGCCCAAAATGACCTATTTACCGGAAGAACTTTTAACTAGGGCTATGAATCGCCCCGAATTTGATCCCAGATTTATTTTGGAAGAATTTAGATATAAACAGATAAAAGATAAGACCTATGCTTCTAAAGCAAGGGGTAAGGCCGATATGTGGAAGATTCTTGAAAAATACGGAAAAGAATCGACTATTCGTGAATATGCAAAATGGTATTTTGCCAAATCAGGTGATTTTAATGCTTGTTTTAGTGTAGGTGACATAGGCAAGCGGTATGAAGATTCTTTTTATTTGGGAATAGCTTCGGCAGCAGGAGGCGATTTTGAAAGTGCAATTTCAGAGTTTGCCACCTCGGCTCAAATTCCGGCCTATGCTTATGCCTCAACCGTAAATTCGGCCTATATGTACTATATGCTGGGGAAAACTGAAGAAGCCGTAAATGCTTACAGCCTCGCATCTTCTATGACCAAAGATAAAATGGAGCAGAGTTTGCTCCATTATGAGATAGCTTTAATTTTCTACGAAAAAAAAGCTTTTGATAGAGCTATAAGCGTTTTAGGTTATGCCTTGGAGTTGAACCCAAAAAATTATCAAGCCGCGTCTCTTATAAAAAGGCTAAAGGCTCTTAACTAA
- a CDS encoding putative signal transducing protein, which produces MWWLVAVLTGIFLFLFLKKSWEENSQGVKLNDGSTEESEALENIVEMEDAFFEAVRGGKKSIKFMYLFYQEDIMIIKSLFQNEGIPFRTENEHLSSILVGSGVAGTNYTAFYILREDYENALKIVKEYAENKYLERNDKDSTSSIKKFIDFVSAANFIPKKTETSGIVIFKLEND; this is translated from the coding sequence ATGTGGTGGTTAGTTGCCGTTTTAACCGGTATTTTTTTGTTTTTATTTTTAAAGAAATCTTGGGAAGAAAATTCGCAAGGAGTCAAATTAAATGACGGATCGACTGAAGAAAGTGAAGCCTTAGAGAATATAGTCGAAATGGAAGATGCTTTTTTTGAGGCTGTGCGTGGAGGAAAAAAGTCAATCAAATTCATGTATCTTTTTTATCAGGAAGATATAATGATAATAAAATCTCTTTTTCAAAACGAAGGCATTCCATTCCGTACAGAAAATGAGCACCTTTCTTCGATACTGGTAGGTTCAGGAGTAGCAGGAACAAACTATACAGCCTTTTATATTTTAAGAGAAGACTATGAGAATGCCTTAAAAATAGTAAAAGAATATGCTGAAAATAAATATCTTGAAAGAAATGATAAGGATTCAACAAGTTCCATAAAAAAATTCATAGACTTTGTTTCTGCAGCAAATTTTATTCCCAAAAAAACCGAAACATCGGGCATAGTAATATTTAAACTTGAAAACGATTAG
- a CDS encoding helicase-related protein yields the protein MKYKNLPVYEQKDRILEMLEHNQVIVVESPTGSGKTTQLPVILHEAGYSRSGMIGVTQPRRIAALSVSEFISKQLKEPMPGLVGYKMRFEDKTSSDTKIKIMTDGILLQELKLDPWLSKYSVILIDEAHERSLNIDFILGLLKRIIAERKDFKVIISSATINTDLFSMYFDGCPVIKIDAITYPVTLIFDPPVIKASTETQEAETALMDKIASIVGRILSEGRSGAILVFLPGERAIKDCIERLSKEPWYRKLFILPLYGRLSKEEQERVFKSPPFGKKKIVISTNIAETSITINDIAVVIDSGLAKLNFYNPFTFTSSLDETLISKASCNQRRGRAGRTQEGVCYRLYTRKDFETRQLYTLEEIYRTDLSEVVMRMAELGILDFENFDFISPPGKKGIIGAIDTLNMLDALESDRSLSSIGKMMCLFPLAPRQSRIIVEAITKYPDLVEEVLIAAAFLSARSPVIFPEGEEIEARKAHALFDEPLGDFASFLKVFRMYSQALDKERFCKIHYLDDRVMAEIANIKEQLELIVSDMGVPILSGGKMEHYLTAIAKGMIQFVCSAQGRDSYRSLTTEKIFIHPGSCMYKEKEQFIVAGEIVRTSRMYAMSVSPLSKKIIEEVAPALLEKKDKSSKTGKDEQRAETKEEKKKIEEESVLIEGTRYLIKKIKGKKHLILPWKEFKLTAEAIRRKYTEENQNGALEQLKGLRGKIEIGKSELLSGEKMDLILNVVNNFNIEPIEKTADEKRFEKRKNYFIEEDLEELINSLNLLFRTTIAKKTTKQLGFITLFCDGTGHFWFKTSRGFHTALHECLVSLQSLIDLAGENFNEDQKTIVRNIYGKMNKMI from the coding sequence ATGAAATATAAAAATCTACCGGTATACGAACAAAAAGACAGAATATTGGAAATGCTTGAGCACAATCAGGTAATAGTTGTAGAAAGCCCCACAGGCTCAGGCAAGACTACCCAGCTGCCGGTTATTTTACATGAAGCAGGTTACAGCCGTTCAGGTATGATAGGTGTTACTCAGCCGCGCCGTATTGCGGCCCTTTCGGTAAGCGAATTTATTTCAAAACAGCTTAAAGAACCCATGCCCGGCCTTGTCGGATATAAGATGAGATTTGAGGACAAGACCTCAAGCGATACAAAGATAAAAATAATGACCGACGGCATTCTTTTACAGGAACTGAAGCTCGATCCTTGGCTCAGTAAGTATTCCGTAATCTTGATCGATGAGGCCCATGAACGCAGTTTAAACATAGACTTTATCTTGGGGCTTTTAAAGCGGATAATAGCCGAACGCAAGGACTTTAAGGTAATTATTTCGTCGGCTACCATAAACACCGATCTATTTTCGATGTATTTTGACGGATGCCCGGTAATCAAAATAGATGCTATCACCTACCCCGTTACCCTTATCTTTGACCCTCCCGTAATCAAGGCCTCGACAGAAACGCAGGAAGCGGAAACGGCCCTGATGGACAAGATAGCCTCGATTGTAGGACGCATCTTAAGCGAGGGACGGAGCGGAGCCATCCTTGTTTTTCTTCCCGGAGAAAGGGCTATCAAGGACTGCATCGAAAGGCTTTCAAAAGAACCGTGGTACAGAAAACTTTTTATCCTTCCCCTTTACGGCCGCTTAAGCAAGGAAGAACAAGAGAGGGTTTTTAAGTCTCCGCCCTTCGGCAAAAAAAAGATTGTTATCTCGACAAACATAGCAGAAACCTCAATTACCATAAATGACATTGCGGTCGTCATAGATTCAGGGCTTGCAAAGCTTAACTTTTATAATCCTTTTACCTTTACTTCAAGCTTGGATGAGACCCTCATATCGAAGGCCTCTTGTAACCAAAGACGAGGACGAGCCGGAAGAACTCAGGAAGGCGTATGCTACCGACTTTATACCCGCAAGGACTTTGAAACGAGGCAGCTTTATACCCTCGAAGAAATCTACCGTACAGACCTATCCGAGGTTGTTATGCGCATGGCTGAACTCGGCATCCTCGACTTTGAAAATTTCGACTTTATTTCGCCTCCGGGTAAAAAAGGCATCATAGGGGCCATAGACACCCTTAACATGCTTGATGCCCTCGAAAGCGACCGCTCTTTAAGCAGCATAGGAAAGATGATGTGTCTTTTCCCCTTGGCTCCGAGGCAGTCAAGAATTATAGTCGAAGCTATCACAAAATACCCCGACCTTGTAGAAGAGGTTTTAATCGCCGCGGCCTTTTTATCGGCAAGAAGCCCGGTCATCTTCCCCGAGGGTGAAGAAATTGAAGCCCGCAAGGCTCATGCCCTCTTCGATGAGCCCTTGGGAGACTTTGCTTCATTCTTAAAGGTTTTTAGGATGTACTCTCAAGCCCTTGATAAGGAGAGGTTTTGCAAGATTCACTATCTTGATGACAGGGTAATGGCCGAAATAGCCAACATAAAAGAACAGCTTGAGCTCATCGTTTCAGATATGGGAGTGCCGATTCTTTCGGGCGGAAAAATGGAGCACTATCTTACGGCCATAGCCAAGGGAATGATTCAGTTTGTATGCTCGGCACAAGGAAGGGATTCTTACCGCTCCCTTACTACCGAAAAGATTTTTATTCATCCCGGCTCCTGCATGTACAAGGAAAAGGAGCAGTTTATAGTTGCAGGCGAAATAGTTAGAACCTCGCGCATGTATGCCATGTCGGTATCCCCTCTTTCAAAAAAGATAATCGAAGAGGTCGCCCCTGCCCTTTTAGAAAAAAAAGATAAGAGCTCAAAAACAGGAAAAGACGAACAGAGGGCCGAAACAAAAGAAGAAAAGAAAAAGATCGAAGAAGAAAGCGTTCTAATCGAAGGAACCCGCTATCTTATAAAAAAGATAAAGGGCAAAAAACATCTCATCCTGCCTTGGAAGGAATTTAAACTCACGGCCGAGGCTATTCGCCGAAAATATACCGAGGAAAATCAAAACGGAGCCTTGGAGCAGTTAAAGGGCTTAAGAGGAAAAATAGAAATCGGCAAAAGCGAGCTTCTATCGGGAGAAAAAATGGATTTGATTTTAAATGTAGTAAATAATTTTAATATCGAGCCAATCGAAAAAACCGCAGACGAAAAAAGATTTGAAAAACGCAAAAATTATTTTATCGAAGAGGACTTAGAAGAGCTTATAAATTCTTTAAACCTCTTATTTAGAACTACAATCGCAAAGAAAACTACAAAGCAGCTTGGCTTTATAACCCTCTTTTGCGACGGCACGGGGCATTTTTGGTTTAAAACCTCAAGAGGTTTTCACACAGCCTTGCACGAATGCCTTGTTTCCCTTCAAAGTCTGATTGACCTTGCAGGAGAAAATTTTAATGAAGATCAAAAAACAATTGTCCGCAATATCTACGGAAAAATGAATAAGATGATCTAA
- a CDS encoding biotin transporter BioY encodes MSTNFKPSIVTVFVPLFAALIAVSGFIAFPLPGTPVPIVLQNMMPILASGLLGGLYGTASTAIFLAAGLLGLPVFSGGRGGLAHLLGPTGGFLIGYLAVAAFLILFFRKPGVKDLAGFKFIGYLKILAASFSGFALIYVFGIARFMQLTQRGLFEALSLTCLPYLPGDFIKMILVSFLIYKLRPVTAKYFLRES; translated from the coding sequence ATGAGCACAAATTTTAAACCTTCGATTGTTACAGTTTTTGTTCCGCTTTTTGCGGCCCTTATTGCCGTAAGCGGTTTTATCGCCTTTCCTCTTCCCGGAACTCCCGTTCCCATAGTGCTTCAAAATATGATGCCTATTTTGGCATCGGGGCTTTTGGGGGGGCTTTACGGGACGGCTTCAACTGCAATTTTTTTGGCGGCCGGCTTATTAGGGCTTCCCGTCTTTTCGGGGGGAAGGGGCGGTTTAGCTCATCTTTTGGGTCCTACGGGCGGTTTTTTAATCGGCTACCTTGCAGTTGCCGCTTTTTTAATTCTTTTTTTTAGAAAGCCGGGTGTCAAGGACTTGGCCGGTTTTAAGTTTATAGGCTATTTAAAAATACTTGCAGCTTCTTTTTCCGGCTTTGCCCTTATCTATGTGTTTGGGATAGCAAGATTTATGCAGCTTACGCAGAGGGGGCTTTTTGAGGCCTTGAGCCTTACCTGCCTTCCTTATTTGCCGGGGGATTTTATCAAGATGATCTTGGTTTCCTTTTTGATTTACAAGCTGCGTCCTGTTACGGCAAAATACTTTTTGAGGGAATCCTAA
- a CDS encoding energy-coupling factor ABC transporter ATP-binding protein, translating into MSEEIISLKNITKTFVQSSFDGVFNFKALDEVSLSVFKGELLLISGANGSGKTLLMSIIAGLIRPSSGFVEVKERCGIVFQDSDLQILGETPEEDILFGLKNIKLPREERNKRLEEALKKTGLMDKRYYSSRSLSGGEKRRLCVAGILAMKFPVIIFDEPYANLDYEGVVQVNALIKELRAENYTILLLSHELEKCYALADRFLVLHRGRKVFDGTPDEGLNQNLKEWSIRPPLFSYTKREDLVWI; encoded by the coding sequence ATGAGCGAAGAAATTATAAGCTTAAAGAATATAACAAAGACCTTTGTTCAAAGTTCATTTGACGGAGTGTTTAATTTTAAGGCTTTGGATGAGGTTTCTTTAAGCGTTTTTAAGGGGGAACTCCTTCTTATTTCGGGAGCAAACGGTTCGGGAAAGACCCTCCTTATGTCGATTATTGCAGGGCTTATAAGGCCCTCATCGGGGTTTGTTGAGGTAAAAGAAAGATGCGGAATAGTTTTTCAAGATTCCGATTTACAGATTCTGGGCGAAACCCCTGAAGAGGATATTCTCTTCGGATTAAAAAATATAAAACTTCCGAGAGAGGAAAGAAACAAAAGGCTGGAGGAGGCTTTAAAAAAAACAGGCCTAATGGATAAGAGGTATTATTCTTCCCGCTCCTTGTCGGGAGGAGAAAAAAGGCGGCTTTGCGTTGCAGGAATTTTGGCGATGAAGTTTCCCGTCATCATCTTTGATGAGCCCTATGCGAATTTGGATTATGAGGGGGTAGTGCAGGTTAATGCTCTTATTAAAGAATTAAGGGCTGAAAATTATACGATTCTTCTTTTAAGTCATGAGCTTGAAAAATGCTATGCCCTTGCAGACAGGTTTTTGGTTCTTCATCGGGGGAGAAAAGTTTTTGACGGAACACCTGATGAGGGCTTAAATCAAAACTTAAAAGAGTGGAGCATAAGACCTCCTCTTTTTTCATACACAAAGAGGGAGGATTTGGTTTGGATATAA
- a CDS encoding CbiQ family ECF transporter T component, which yields MDIRPLFSYRRGTSFLHRMSPLLKLLFLFGFTAVIFFSPNYVPFYSVFFILLARFIDFSFLDQLRDLKPIFPYCLLLLSLHIFSFFIKTESNIKDLSFLILKLVGLMQISSLFFNTTSSLQLKETLEKILPFKAAALFSLFLFFIPLLFSVWTKLDYSWKARGGKKGFFKFFKLLPIFISEAMYKGEKLMYGLKNRS from the coding sequence TTGGATATAAGACCCTTATTTTCTTATAGGAGGGGAACAAGTTTTTTACATAGGATGTCCCCCCTTTTAAAATTGCTTTTTCTTTTCGGGTTTACAGCCGTCATTTTTTTCTCCCCTAATTATGTGCCTTTTTATTCGGTCTTTTTTATTTTACTTGCCCGTTTTATAGATTTTTCGTTTTTGGATCAATTAAGGGATTTAAAACCCATCTTTCCTTATTGTCTGCTTCTTTTAAGCCTTCATATTTTTTCTTTTTTTATAAAAACGGAAAGCAACATAAAGGACTTGAGTTTTCTTATTTTAAAACTCGTCGGCCTTATGCAGATAAGCTCTCTTTTTTTTAATACCACAAGCTCCCTCCAATTAAAAGAAACACTGGAAAAAATTCTACCCTTTAAGGCAGCTGCTTTGTTTTCTCTTTTTTTGTTTTTTATTCCTCTTTTGTTTTCTGTTTGGACAAAACTGGATTATTCATGGAAGGCTAGGGGCGGAAAAAAAGGCTTTTTTAAATTTTTTAAACTCCTCCCTATTTTTATCTCCGAAGCCATGTACAAAGGAGAAAAACTGATGTATGGATTGAAAAACCGATCATAA